The genomic segment GCTCCGTTTTCAGGCTGCTGCCGGTACCGGAAGACGGATACAGAACCGTAATAGGATAATTGTCAAGCGGAAATTGTTTTTCCGGCGCAGTAACAACAACGCGTGCTGCAAACGGCTCGGTAAACGGAGAGCCGGCATTCACCGGAGCAGGCCTGCTGACAGCCTCTATGGAAATAGCATCTAACAAGGGTTGTACACGGCGGCGGGCATCGACAAGAATGGCATTATCTTCTTGCCCCTTACATGATTCATAAATAGTATCGAACAACGCAAGTACCTTATGTATATCGAAGTGTTCAACGGCCTGCACAAGTTCCGGAAGCAGACGGGCAGCCCTTTGCGCCTCTGGGACGGTTTCAGTCACCGTACGTTCGGGTTCTGTTTGCGCATCCTGTTCAAAATGCCCCTGTTCGGCAGCAGCCTTCGAGTCTGCGGCCGGAGATGCAGGGACTACCGGTGATGCGGTAACACCTTTCGCCGGAGCGGATACACAAGAAATAGTCATGGTTAACGATAAAAAAAGGCAACAACAGAGAGCACAACCTATACGATACATACTTAACGCCTCAACTTTATAAAAAATCAAATCTTATATCGGAATACTTTATAAAATTCTTTAGGAATACGGCAAGTGACCGATATTCACAGTAACACAATATATAGAACATTTATCTTTGGAAAAAGAAACTGTTTGAGGAGGAAATTATGCTTGATACGGTAGAATTAAAGCTGTTACTGCTTATTTTAGCGATTGCTTGCATCTCATTCATCATTGTCGCTTTCTTCCTCGGAGCAAAAATCGGACGGCTCTCTGCAAGTAAGCATCTCACAAAAGAAATTAAAATCGCTCGGGAAGATGCCGTTAAACGGTCGCGAGCGGTGCTGAATGGACAGCTTTCCGAACAATTTGCAGCATTCTTTCCCGGCTTCCCTGCCGATCCGACGGAAATCCGGTTTGTCGGTAAACCGGTAGATTTTGTCGCTTTTCCGGGGCTTTCTACGGGAACAGTCGATGAGGTGCTGTTCGTCGAAGTAAAAACCGGTAATGCCGCACTTTCAAAAGTCGAACGCTCGCTGCGCGATGCCGTAGAAAAGAAAAACGTCCGCTACACCGAATACCGCATCCCCGCTGCAGCGGCCGTTCCTTAGTAAGCATGTAAAGAAGGGCAGCCTCACTGGAAATATCTTACACGTTTAGCTGATCCCCTGATAGACCCCCACTGTCATATAAGTTATAATTGCCCTCTATGAAACGGCTGTTGATTGTTTTTGCATTGATTATTACTGCGATGTCGGTTCATGCGCAGGATTTCCTTTTGGCGGGTACGCAAAACGGATTATATAAACTTATCTCCGTGTCCGCACAAAAGATTTGGGATACGGCCGGAGTGCGCAAAATTATCAAAAGCGGGGATACATGGTTCTTTCTCACCGACAACGGTATTGCTCGTTCCGATAATTTAATTCAGTTTAGCTATATCAACGACGGCTTTCCGGTAAAGGTGATAAAGAAGATAACCGGAGATGAAAAATCCTTTATTAAAAAACCTCAGATGCTGAAAGACTTGGAAGCGCATCCGTTCCGTCCCGGCACCCTTATTACCGCGACCAACGGCGCCGTGTTTTTAAGCGAGGACGGAGGCAAGCATTGGCGTAACCTCGGCTGCCATACCCAAGTCAACGGACTCAAGGCCGTATGCGTGCTCGATCTTCCGGATGCGCGGGGAAATTTACAGCTGACCGTCATCGCCTCGCATTCCATCTACGGAGCGGCATGGAAGCAGCCGGCCGTTTCCGACAAATGGCAGCCGCTCAGCGAGGGGCTTGTTCCGGGGCCGGAAAGCGACGAAGAAATTTCCGATATTGTCGTTTATACTCATCAGCAAAAGCAGGAGGTATACGCCTCGCAGACTTTTACCGGCAAATTGTATCAACTCGATTGGCCGACAAAGAGCTTTCATGCCGTATCGGACTGGACTGACGGGATTGCAGGAGCGCGCTGCATCGACGGACTCAGCTCCGCGGCGGTGTCCATCATCGGATGCAAAGACGGCGGACTTTTTGAAGTACCGTTGGTGCTGCCGGTTCTGAACTCTACACGGCTTAAAGAAATAGAGCTTAGCTTGAAGCGTATCGCCGCTAAGCCGCTTTCGGCATGGATACCGCAGCGGATGACGCGGCTCGGCAAAGCGGTCAGCCTTTCGGAGCTATGGCTGTTTGACGAGGGAGAAAAAACACGGAAAACGGAATATCTCCGCCGCGCTGCGGGGCGGAAAGGCGTGTATTTACCGGCGCATCAGGCGAGAACGGCAGCCGGTTTACAGCGCTACTTCGATCTGCTTGAACAAAATAAGCTCGATACGCTCATCATCGATATGAAAGACGATTTTGGCTTTGTCCGCTACGATTCGCAGGATGAAGCAATACTGGCGGTGGGGGCGGTGCGTCCTTTTATTCAGCTTGAAGATTTTACGGCAAAGGCAAAAGAGCGCAACGTCTATCTTGTTGCCCGCATCGTTGTGTTCAAAGATAAGCAGCTGTACCGGTACCGGAAGAATCTATACGCGGTAAAAGACAAAAACGGTACCCCGTGGCAGGGTTATAAAACCGTTGACGAAACGGCAGAGCCGATTGAAGAATATTGGGTAGACCCCTACAACGAAAACGTGTGGAAGTATAATACGGCCATTGCCGAAGAATTGATTCGGAGAGGTTTTGATGAGGTTCAGTTCGACTATATCCGCTTCCCCACCGACGGGGAAAATCTCTATGCAGCGAGGTTTCCGGCGCAGGAGCAGGGTATGGATAAGGAAAGCGCCATCATGTCCTTTCTTGCGTATGCACGGGAAAAAATCCATGCGCCGATTTCGATCGATATTTACGGGGCAAACGGATGGTACCGTACCGGAGCGCGTACCGGCCAAGAAGTAGAAGTGCTCGCCGACTACGTGGATGTGATATGTCCGATGTTTTATCCCAGCCACTTCCGCCAAAGCTTCCTTGCGCAGCAGCCTGCGGAGGAACGCCCGTACCGTATTTATAATCAGGGCGCCTACCGGAATAAGATTATTGCGCACAATAAGGTGATTATCCGGCCGTGGACGCAGGCTTTTTATATCCCCGTATCTTACGACAAAAAGTATTATAATGAAGATTATGTGCAGCGGCAGATTATCGGCATCAAGGATTCCATCGATGAAGGCTATGCCTACTGGAATAATTCAGGCCGTTACGCCGATATCCGCCCCGACGGTTTCCCGCTCCCGAAAAAATAGCAGACTTCTCCTACCGTATAACCGCATCAGAACTATTTTTGGCGTTTGCTTTCCTTTTGTGCGAAATTTTGTTTAAAATTTCGCACATTTTTCCAGCAAACGGATAAACGCATCAGATGAATAAATATAAATCGCAAAATCAGGAGATTGGACAAGCATTTGAACTGCAAAGCGGTTCAATTCTGCTTGGACGGTCTCCTGATTTTGCGGGGATATAAAAAATCTTTGATGCGTTTACCCAGTTTTGCTACAGTTGTTCACCGGAGCGGATCTTTTCTTTAAAGCGTTCAAGCTCTTTGCCTTTAAGTCCGCTCTCTTTGCCCTGTAGCAGATTGCGCACCGCTTCCAGTTCTGCGCCGGAAAGATGCACACCGGTTAAGACATGCTTTTCAAACGATTTTGTTGCAAGCGGCGCTACGTTCCGGCAGATTTCCAGCAATACAAAGGCGTAGTCGCGGATTTCTTTTTGGGCGTGTCCGTCGCACCGTAACTTCATAAAATGAAAGAGATTGTGCAAATCGATTTGCCAATACATTTCCGTATACGCGGAAAGCGGTAAATTGATGCGGGCAAGCTCCCGTGCAAGCTTCGTATCGATGAGAACGCTGTACTCGCGGTATGCGGCTTCCTGCTGCGCTTGCAAGGATTCCCGTATCTGCGTCCGCACCTCAAGCGGCGCCGGTTCGCTCATACGCCCTTGCCGGTTATCCGTACTTTGGAACGCGATATCCTCGGATGCAGGCAGATAACATTCATCCCGCATAATCGAATACCGTCCGGAAATTTCGTTGAGCCGCGCCGTGCGGTGTCGCACCCACTGCCGCGCAACAAAAATCGGCATTTTTATATGGAAGGTCAGCACAACCTGCTCAAACGGAGACGTATGCTGATGCCGTAACAGGTAATCGATCAGCCCCGCATCTTCGCGGACGCTTTTGGTGCCCTCCCCATACGACACCCGCGCCGCTTGTACGATACGCGCATCTCCGCCGAGATAATCAACCAGCCGGACAAAGCCTTTATCCAGCACTTTATATTCTCTATCGAGAATTTCTTCCGCCGTGGGAACAATACAATGAGCCATGCACTCATTATATCAGAATAGGCGAAAAGGGGGAATGAAGATATTACGCTACGAAGCTTTCAAGTTCGTGCTGATGTCCTACCGACTGTAAGCGTTCAAGCGCTTTCTTTTCGATTTGGCGGATACGCTCTTTGGTTAAATTGAACCGCGTCCCAACTTCCTTTAACGAAAGTTGTTCGTATCCGTTTAAACCGAAGCGGTACCGGAGAATTTCCGCTTCCCGTTCACTCAGTGAAGCAAGCAGCGCATCGACGTTTTCGCGTAAATCGATATCGAGCGCATAGCTTTCAGGCTGCATATAGCGGGTGTCTTCAATAAAGTCGCCGGTGCTGGCAGCGCTGTTATCATTAAACTGCGGAGCATCCAAAGAAACAGGATCGCGGGCAGCATTCATAATCGTCCGTACCATTTCAGGTTCGATGCGGAGATCTTGTGCAATGGCAGTCAGCTCTTTATCTTCCGGTTCTGTTCCGGTCTTTCCCGTAAGTTTACGGGCTTTTTCAATCTGTACCAATTCGTTTGCTCTGTTCAGAGGAAGCCGGATCATACGGGATTTTTCGCAAATGGCTTTTAAAATTGCTTGCCGGATCCACCATACCGCATACGAAATAAACTTGTAGCCCTTATCGGGGTCAAAGCGGTCGGCGGCATTCATCAATCCGATATTGCCTTCGCTGATTAAATCCATAATCGGGATATTCTTGTTCTGGTATTTTTTTGCGACATTGACCACAAAGCGCAAATTCGATTCAATCAGTATTTTTTTTGCCTTTTCATCACCGGCGGCGGCAGCTTTTGCATATTTTACTTCGTCTTCTACGGACAGCAGCGGTATCTTATTTATCTCTCTTAAATAGGTTGCAAAGATATTATTATCTGCACGTGTATGTTGTATTCTTTCCATAGTCAAACTCCTTGCAAATGAAGTGTACGATATTTCAGCGCAATATAGCAAAACCGAAATTCGCCGGTTAATGAGGCTTTCTATCGATTGCCTGTATTAAACCGTATATATCAATTATTAAAGCAAATAAGATGCCAACTTTCTTCCGAATGACATGCGGCATAATGAAGAAGAAATCAGCCGCAAAAATATGCTCTTTTAAGGCACTTTTGACAGGAAATTATAAAAACCGGGAAAAAACTTGCCTTTTTATGTCTTTGTTTGTATATTTATCATAACCTTATATGGATGAAATGACACACTCAGTATGTATATCATGAAAACTGGGTTAAATTGACACAGCCATGTCCGGTTAAAATGCCCCCGGATGTCATCGGGGCATATTTTTTTACTACCGAAAAGTACACTATGATAGGAGGTTCTTACATGAAAGTACGGCCATTAGCAGACCGTGTTTTAGTAAAAGTCGACAAGGTAGAAACTAAAACCGCAAGCGGGATTATTATTCCCGACACCGCCCAAGAAAAAACACAGACGGCAGTTGTCGTTGCCGTCGGCGATGATAAAGAAAAGATTAAGGTGTCAGTCGGTCAAAAAGTAATGCATGATAAATATGCAGGAACTCAAATTAAGATTGACGGTGAAGAATACTTAATTTTAAAAGCAGGCGATATTGTCGCGGTAATTGAATAACCGTTACACCGGCACAGCCATGCACAAAACCGGTATAGCCTACGAGGCATACCGGTTTTTTTATGCGGTACTTATGTTCCCTCCAACTGTCTGACACTGCCTGATTGAAAAAGTTTACTTTCCGCTATAAGATAAAACACGCTAAAAAGTGCAGTAGGCTACCCGTATTACACAGTCTACTATGCACTAATATGCGAAGAAAGGGGCTGCAATATGAATTCCTATAACAGTTTATTTTTCCGGAGCCGACCGGAAAAACATACGGACATAACAAAGCTTCGAAAATGGCATATCGATACCGTACCGTTAATTATGGGAGCTATGCTTCTTTGCTGTATGCTGTGCAGCACCGCTTGTGCTTCAATACAAACGGATATCCGGTACTCCGGCGATGCAGGAGCTGTCCGTGAAAAATCGCTTGAAAGCATTGAAGCCGGTCTTGTTTTACAGCGGGTACGGTATAATGCCGAACAACTCAAACGGATACAGACCGATATCGAAACCCTTTTGCAGGAACCGTCTACCGACTCTTCGTATTTAGCACGGCTTTACGCCCTTTCTGCAGATGCCTATCTATTACAACAACGGCCGGACGAGGCGCGCAAGCGGCTAACAGTCGCCGTCCGGCAAAATGAATATGACGAATATGTGCAGCTGGTTTCGGCCCGGCTCATTTCCGATCTTGAAAAACGGAAGTTATATTTAGAAGAGCGGCTTGCACAAAATCCGGCATATTACCGGCTTCAAGCGGAATTGGGAGGACTCTATTTTGCAGCCCAAGATTATAGGAATGCGCTTGCAGCCTTTGACGCCTCTCTTTCATTTTTACCTGAGGTATATCAACAGCTCTACGGTCAGCAGCGCGAACAGAGCCTACAACTGTATACAATAGACGGTACAGCCGTTCGGCAATCGTCCGAAAAAATATTGCAATCATCGCCGCTTTTATTAGTTGACATGGCGGCGCTTACGCAAGATTCTACAAACGCTCTTGACTTTATAACCGGTACGGTAGAATGGAAGCCGCCGCTGCTTGCCGATTACCTGCAAAAAAACGGGTGGTATCATCCGGAGCGGGACGTCTTAAAAGATTTTGCATCAAAAAAAGATGCCGCATTATTTTTGTGGCATCTCATTGTGGGCAAT from the Treponema vincentii F0403 genome contains:
- a CDS encoding Holliday junction resolvase-like protein, which translates into the protein MLDTVELKLLLLILAIACISFIIVAFFLGAKIGRLSASKHLTKEIKIAREDAVKRSRAVLNGQLSEQFAAFFPGFPADPTEIRFVGKPVDFVAFPGLSTGTVDEVLFVEVKTGNAALSKVERSLRDAVEKKNVRYTEYRIPAAAAVP
- a CDS encoding putative glycoside hydrolase, yielding MKRLLIVFALIITAMSVHAQDFLLAGTQNGLYKLISVSAQKIWDTAGVRKIIKSGDTWFFLTDNGIARSDNLIQFSYINDGFPVKVIKKITGDEKSFIKKPQMLKDLEAHPFRPGTLITATNGAVFLSEDGGKHWRNLGCHTQVNGLKAVCVLDLPDARGNLQLTVIASHSIYGAAWKQPAVSDKWQPLSEGLVPGPESDEEISDIVVYTHQQKQEVYASQTFTGKLYQLDWPTKSFHAVSDWTDGIAGARCIDGLSSAAVSIIGCKDGGLFEVPLVLPVLNSTRLKEIELSLKRIAAKPLSAWIPQRMTRLGKAVSLSELWLFDEGEKTRKTEYLRRAAGRKGVYLPAHQARTAAGLQRYFDLLEQNKLDTLIIDMKDDFGFVRYDSQDEAILAVGAVRPFIQLEDFTAKAKERNVYLVARIVVFKDKQLYRYRKNLYAVKDKNGTPWQGYKTVDETAEPIEEYWVDPYNENVWKYNTAIAEELIRRGFDEVQFDYIRFPTDGENLYAARFPAQEQGMDKESAIMSFLAYAREKIHAPISIDIYGANGWYRTGARTGQEVEVLADYVDVICPMFYPSHFRQSFLAQQPAEERPYRIYNQGAYRNKIIAHNKVIIRPWTQAFYIPVSYDKKYYNEDYVQRQIIGIKDSIDEGYAYWNNSGRYADIRPDGFPLPKK
- the thyX gene encoding FAD-dependent thymidylate synthase; translation: MAHCIVPTAEEILDREYKVLDKGFVRLVDYLGGDARIVQAARVSYGEGTKSVREDAGLIDYLLRHQHTSPFEQVVLTFHIKMPIFVARQWVRHRTARLNEISGRYSIMRDECYLPASEDIAFQSTDNRQGRMSEPAPLEVRTQIRESLQAQQEAAYREYSVLIDTKLARELARINLPLSAYTEMYWQIDLHNLFHFMKLRCDGHAQKEIRDYAFVLLEICRNVAPLATKSFEKHVLTGVHLSGAELEAVRNLLQGKESGLKGKELERFKEKIRSGEQL
- a CDS encoding sigma-70 family RNA polymerase sigma factor, which gives rise to MERIQHTRADNNIFATYLREINKIPLLSVEDEVKYAKAAAAGDEKAKKILIESNLRFVVNVAKKYQNKNIPIMDLISEGNIGLMNAADRFDPDKGYKFISYAVWWIRQAILKAICEKSRMIRLPLNRANELVQIEKARKLTGKTGTEPEDKELTAIAQDLRIEPEMVRTIMNAARDPVSLDAPQFNDNSAASTGDFIEDTRYMQPESYALDIDLRENVDALLASLSEREAEILRYRFGLNGYEQLSLKEVGTRFNLTKERIRQIEKKALERLQSVGHQHELESFVA
- a CDS encoding co-chaperone GroES — encoded protein: MKVRPLADRVLVKVDKVETKTASGIIIPDTAQEKTQTAVVVAVGDDKEKIKVSVGQKVMHDKYAGTQIKIDGEEYLILKAGDIVAVIE